One region of Pagrus major chromosome 5, Pma_NU_1.0 genomic DNA includes:
- the adi1 gene encoding acireductone dioxygenase — MGIEAWYMDTSDEDQRKSHRLNPNEPVSLDELKKLGVFHWKLNTDIYESDPELEQIRKEQGYSYMDIITIHRDNLPNYEEKLKMFFEEHLHLDDEIRYILDGQAYFDIRDKEDRWIRIAMKKGDLISLPAGIYHRFTLDETNYTKAMRLFVGEPVWKAYNRPADDFEIRQKYVASLQGS, encoded by the exons ATGGGTATAGAAGCCTGGTACATGGACACATCTGATGAAGATCAGAGGAAGTCTCACAGACTGAACCCAAATGAGCCCGTTTCACTGGACGAATTAAAAAAGCTTGGGGTGTTTCACTGGAAG CTGAACACTGATATCTATGAATCAGACCCAGAGCTGGAGCAGATCCGTAAAGAGCAAGGCTACTCCTATATGGACATAATCACTATTCACAGGGACAACCTACCCAATTATGAAGAAAAG CTGAAGATGTTCTTTGAGGAACACCTGCATCTGGATGACGAGATACGATACATCCTGGATGGCCAGGCCTACTTTGACATAAGGGACAAGGAGGACAGATGGATCCGCATCGCCATGAAAAAGGGGGACCTGATCAGTCTGCCGGCTGGCATCTACCACCGCTTCACCCTGGACGAGACT AACTACACCAAAGCCATGAGGCTGTTTGTGGGGGAGCCAGTATGGAAAGCTTACAACCGCCCCGCTGATGACTTTGAAATCCGCCAGAAGTACGTGGCTTCTCTGCAGGGATCCTGA